The Polyodon spathula isolate WHYD16114869_AA chromosome 23, ASM1765450v1, whole genome shotgun sequence genome has a window encoding:
- the irx7 gene encoding iroquois homeobox 7, with protein sequence MPASQIGFGDFFIGKNINMHHGYQTMVLGRPSGVPPVPGHPAVAGAPRSYSGMQGYSFIPYLHLGHNMRLMSPYQLKSASPYHQALLGQGAPFYSPYRALAAEDPGRAGKAAARESTGALKAWLSEHLKNPYPTKGEKVMLAIVTKMSLTQVSTWFANARRRLKKENKVSWVCKSKTDEESESEEEEAGEKREREEEEEEEDIDLQTVDENEKEGSGSEGSDQEPTRTPDRLSPAAPGDGLKESERDVVLGNNSESKNKRVTRLGDSTKPELGAKENTAPQKPKIWSLVETATSGTGHSAVQKRPAHHINSQDTGGLWADLTVRNGQYVPLYLPAHCTHRQTLPSGMNC encoded by the exons ATGCCTGCGTCACAGATTGGATTTGGAGATTTCTTTATTGGGAAAAACATCAACATGCATCATGGATATCAGACTATGGTTTTGGGGCGCCCATCTGGGGTCCCCCCTGTTCCTGGTCACCCTGCAGTAGCTGGAGCACCCCGGTCCTATTCTGGGATGCAGGGCTATAGTTTCATCCCCTATCTGCATCTGGGGCACAATATGAGACTAATG AGTCCCTATCAGCTGAAGTCAGCGTCTCCCTACCATCAGGCTCTCCTCGGCCAAGGGGCACCCTTCTACTCGCCCTACCGAGCCCTGGCAGCTGAGGACCCGGGTAGGGCGGGCAAAGCGGCCGCCCGAGAGAGCACCGGGGCGCTCAAGGCCTGGCTCAGCGAGCACCTGAAGAACCCATACCCGACCAAGGGCGAGAAGGTGATGCTGGCCATTGTCACCAAGATGAGCCTCACGCAGGTCTCCACCTGGTTCGCCAACGCCAGGAGGCGACTGAAGAAGGAAAACAAAGTGAGCTGGGTGTGCAAGAGCAAAACCGACGAGGAGAGTGAGAGCGAGGAAGAGGAGGCTGGAGAGAAAAGAGAGcgtgaggaggaagaggaggaggaagacatTGATTTACAGACTGTGGATGAGAATGAGAAAGAAGGATCTGGGTCTGAGGGTTCCGACCAGGAGCCCACTAGGACTCCAGACAGGCTCAGTCCAGCGGCTCCAGGGGATGGGCTAAAGGAATCAGAAAGAGATGTAGTTCTAGGGAACAACAGCGAGAGTAAAAATAAGAGGGTCACACGCTTGGGTGATTCTACAAAACCCGAACTAGGAGCTAAAGAGAATACAGCGCCACAGAAACCCAAAATATGGTCCTTGGTCGAAACAGCAACCTCGGGCACTgggcacagtgcagtgcagaaaAGACCCGCTCATCATATCAACAGCCAGGACACTGGCGGCTTGTGGGCGGATTTGACTGTCAGGAATGGACAGTATGTTCCTCTGTATTTGCCAGCACACTGCACCCATAGACAAACCCTTCCTAGTGGTATGAACTGTTAG
- the LOC121298215 gene encoding iroquois-class homeodomain protein IRX-1-like encodes MKGGSSSGSVIGIWSLECSKMPASQIGFGDFFIGKNINMQHGYQTMVLGRPSGVPPVLGHPAVAGAPRSYSGMQGYSFIPCLHLGHNMRLMSPYQLKSASPYHQALLGQGAPFYSHYRALAAEDRGRAGKAAARESTGALKAWLSEHLKNPYPTKGEKVMLAIVTKMSLTQVSTWFANARRRLKKENKVSWVCKSKTDEESESEEEEAGEKREREEEEEEEDIDLQTVDENEKEGSGSEGSDQEPTRTPDRLSPSAPGDGLKESERDVVLGNNSESENKRVTRLGDSTKPELGAKENTAPQKPKIWSLVETATSGTGHSAVQKRSAHHINSQDTGGLWADLTVRNGQYVPLYLPAHCSHRHDLSCSIRK; translated from the exons ATGAAGGGCGGCTCCAGCTCAGGCAGCGTCATTGGAATTTGGAGTCTCGAGTGTTCCAAGATGCCTGCGTCACAGATTGGATTTGGAGATTTCTTTATTGGGAAAAACATCAACATGCAGCATGGATATCAGACTATGGTTTTGGGGCGCCCATCTGGGGTCCCCCCTGTTCTTGGTCACCCTGCAGTAGCTGGAGCACCCCGGTCCTATTCTGGGATGCAGGGCTATAGTTTCATCCCCTGTCTGCATCTGGGGCACAATATGAGACTAATG AGTCCCTATCAGCTGAAGTCAGCGTCTCCCTACCATCAGGCTCTCCTCGGCCAAGGGGCACCCTTCTACTCGCACTACCGAGCCCTGGCAGCTGAGGACCGGGGTAGGGCGGGCAAAGCGGCCGCCCGAGAGAGCACCGGGGCGCTCAAGGCCTGGCTCAGCGAGCACCTGAAGAACCCATACCCGACCAAGGGCGAGAAGGTGATGCTGGCCATTGTCACCAAGATGAGCCTCACGCAGGTCTCCACCTGGTTCGCCAACGCCAGGAGGCGACTGAAGAAGGAAAACAAAGTGAGCTGGGTGTGCAAGAGCAAAACCGACGAGGAGAGTGAGAGCGAGGAAGAGGAGGCTGGAGAGAAAAGAGAGcgtgaggaggaagaggaggaggaagacatTGATTTACAGACTGTGGATGAGAATGAGAAAGAAGGATCTGGGTCTGAGGGTTCCGACCAGGAGCCCACCAGGACTCCAGACAGGCTCAGTCCATCGGCTCCAGGGGACGGGCTAAAGGAATCAGAAAGAGATGTAGTTCTAGGGAACAACAGCGAGAGTGAAAATAAGAGGGTCACACGCTTGGGTGATTCTACAAAACCCGAACTAGGAGCTAAAGAGAATACAGCGCCACAGAAACCCAAAATATGGTCCTTGGTCGAAACAGCAACCTCGGGCACTgggcacagtgcagtgcagaaaAGATCCGCTCATCATATCAACAGCCAGGACACTGGCGGCTTGTGGGCGGATTTGACTGTCAGGAATGGACAGTATGTTCCTCTGTATTTGCCAGCACACTGCTCCCATAGACACGATTTGTCTTGTAGTATACGAAAGTAA
- the LOC121298464 gene encoding phosphoenolpyruvate carboxykinase, cytosolic [GTP]-like, translating to MAPQLQPNLVSSMQVLQGELGALSPALRDFIEQSAYLCQPDSLHICDGSEEESRRVLALLEEQGMIKKLTKYENCWLARTDPRDVARVESKTVIVTQEQRDTVPTPTSGTSQLGRWMSEEEFEKAKNLRFPGCMKGRTMYIIPYSMGPVGSALSKIGVQLTDSPYVVASMRVMTRMGSAVLETLESEDFVRCLHSVGCPLPLKKSLVNNWPCNPELTLVAHIPDKRQIVSFGSGYGGNSLLGKKCFALRIASRIAKEEGWLAEHMLILGITNPEGRKKYIAAAFPSACGKTNLAMMNPSLPGWKVECVGDDIAWMKFDEEGNLRAINPENGFFGVAPGTSVKTNPNAMKTIMKNTIFTNVAETSNGGVCWEGIDEPLPEGVSVTSWKNQPWSPESEEPCAHPNSRFCTPASQCPIIDPEWESPEGVPIEAIIFGGRRPQGVPLVYEAFSWQHGVFIGAAMRSEATAAAEHNGKAIMHDPFAMRPFFGYNFGKYLAHWLSMEHRPQAKLPKFFHINWFRKDEQGRFLWPGFGENVRVLEWMFKRVDGEAEVVPSAIGYLPAEGALNVQGLGSVNLKELFGISRDFWEQEAREIRRYFEEQVNDDLPFEIEVQLHHLEQRIQQL from the exons ATGGCTCCTCAGCTGCAACCCAATCTAGTGTCCAGCATGCAAGTCCTGCAGGGAGAGCTGGGCGCGCTGAGCCCCGCTCTGAGGGACTTCATCGAGCAGAGTGCCTACCTGTGCCAGCCCGACAGCCTGCACATCTGCGACGGATCCGAGGAGGAGAGCAGGAGGGTACTAGCGCTGCTGGAGGAGCAAGGCATGATCAAGAAACTCACCAAATACGAGAACTG CTGGCTTGCCCGCACAGACCCCCGGGATGTGGCTCGAGTGGAAAGCAAGACGGTGATCGTGACGCAGGAGCAGAGGGACACCGTCCCCACGCCCACCAGCGGCACCAGCCAGCTCGGACGTTGGATGTCGGAGGAAGAGTTTGAGAAAGCCAAAAATCTCAGATTCCCCGGCTGCATGAAAG GGCGCACCATGTACATCATCCCCTACAGCATGGGCCCCGTGGGGTCCGCCCTGTCGAAGATCGGGGTGCAGCTGACGGACTCCCCCTACGTGGTGGCCAGCATGCGTGTGATGACCAGGATGGGATCGGCTGTGCTGGAGACCCTGGAGAGTGAAGACTTCGTCAGGTGCCTCCACTCAGTGGGGTGTCCCCTGCCTCTCAAGA AGTCGCTGGTGAATAACTGGCCCTGTAACCCCGAGCTCACCCTGGTGGCTCACATCCCGGACAAGCGGCAGATCGTCTCCTTCGGCAGCGGCTACGGAGGCAACTCCCTGCTGGGCAAGAAGTGCTTCGCTCTGAGGATCGCCTCCCGCATCGCCAAGGAGGAGGGCTGGCTAGCCGAGCACATGCTG ATCCTGGGCATCACCAATCCCGAGGGCCGGAAGAAGTACATCGCTGCTGCGTTCCCGAGCGCCTGTGGAAAGACCAACCTGGCCATGATGAACCCCTCCCTGCCGGGCTGGAAGGTGGAATGCGTGGGAGACGACATCGCGTGGATGAAGTTCGATGAAGAAG GTAACCTGAGAGCCATCAATCCAGAGAACGGCTTTTTTGGAGTGGCCCCTGGAACGTCAGTGAAGACCAACCCCAATGCCATGAAGACCATCATGAAGAACACCATCTTCACCAACGTGGCGGAGACCAGCAACGGCGGTGTGTGCTGGGAGGGCATCGACGAGCCCCTGCCCGAGGGAGTCTCCGTGACCTCCTGGAAGAACCAGCCCTGGAGCCCGGAGAGCG AGGAGCCCTGTGCCCACCCCAATTCCCGCTTCTGCACCCCGGCCAGCCAGTGCCCGATTATCGACCCCGAGTGGGAATCTCCAGAGGGGGTACCCATCGAGGCCATCATCTTCGGAGGGCGCAGACCGCAAG GCGTGCCTCTGGTTTACGAAGCCTTCAGCTGGCAGCACGGCGTGTTCATTGGCGCAGCGATGAGATCAGAGGCTACGGCAGCAGCAGAGCACAATG GCAAGGCCATCATGCACGACCCCTTCGCCATGAGGCCATTCTTCGGCTACAACTTCGGCAAATATCTGGCGCACTGGCTGAGCATGGAGCACCGGCCCCAGGCCAAGCTGCCCAAGTTCTTCCACATCAACTGGTTCCGTAAGGACGAGCAGGGCCGCTTCCTGTGGCCGGGCTTCGGGGAGAACGTGCGCGTCCTGGAGTGGATGTTCAAGCGCGTTGATGGCGAGGCCGAGGTTGTCCCCTCCGCCATTGGCTACCTTCCCGCCGAGGGAGCCCTCAACGTCCAGGGGCTGGGCTCCGTCAACCTGAAGGAGCTCTTCGGCATCTCCAGAGACTTCTGGGAGCAGGAGGCCCGCGAGATCCGGAGGTACTTCGAGGAGCAGGTCAACGACGACCTCCCCTTCGAAATCGAGGTCCAGCTTCACCACCTGGAGCAGAGGATACAGCAGCTCTGA